A single window of Hyla sarda isolate aHylSar1 chromosome 2, aHylSar1.hap1, whole genome shotgun sequence DNA harbors:
- the DDIT3 gene encoding DNA damage-inducible transcript 3 protein — protein sequence MMAESMPYCGTAGPLSGLELEAWYEDLQDILSTETKDNTAVQLVSEQVETLDSSPYLWTLESIDSTLPVNFTDEEVVALETVVDQLPSEVLEFLAQGSLNDFDNPSTSSESLSNQQEEAIEVDSGCSSCPSQTHTEDEDSSGSQCGTKRKRNTQPRGGKVRMKEKEQENDKKVAHLVTENERLKGEIERLTLEVERTRKSLIERMVNMKK from the exons ATGATGGCAGAATCTATGCCGTACTGCGGCACGGCTGGCCCCCTATCGGGGCTGGAGCTGGAGGCCTGGTATGAGGACCTACAAGACATCTTGTCCACGGAAACAAAAGATAACACAGCTGTCCAGTTGGTATCTGAGCAG GTGGAAACTCTGGATAGTTCTCCTTACCTCTGGACTCTTGAGTCAATCGATTCCACTTTACCTGTGAACTTTACCGATGAAGAAGTGgttgctttggaaacagtggtcgACCAATTGCCTTCTGAGGTCTTGGAGTTTCTAGCCCAGGGATCACTCAATGACTTTGATAATCCATCTACTTCTTCAGAGTCTTTAAGCAACCAACAGGAAGAGGCCATAGAGGTGGATTCTGGCTGCAGTAGCTGTCCATCCCAAACCCATACAGAGGACGAGGACTCCAGTGGCAGCCAATGTGGAACAAAGCGGAAAAGGAACACCCAGCCTAGAGGAGGGAAGGTGCGAATGAAGGAGAAGGAACAAGAGAATGACAAGAAAGTAGCTCATTTAGTGACTGAGAACGAGCGTTTAAAGGGGGAGATTGAACGTCTTACTTTGGAGGTGGAGAGGACCAGGAAGTCTCTCATAGAAAGAATGGTTAACATGAAAAAATGA